Proteins encoded within one genomic window of Spirochaetaceae bacterium:
- a CDS encoding ABC transporter substrate-binding protein translates to MKIRWLIAVALLAVPALLFAGGEGEESGDTDGAAAMASGGKYSEAPELAALVAAGELPPVEERLPLEPRVLSAERNDIPASDLNFEVGKYGGIMRSVQPSPTWNPDIFVMNDESLLAAPGILAEGIGGNVASSFEVSPDNQSFTLTLREGIKWSDGVPVTTEDVRFTYEDFLLNEDLTKVFPRWMRSASKTDGEPLTIGIIDDYTFRISFAERYDGFPAYLSIVQWKGYTEFVKPAHHLKQWHADYTPLADLEDEIAEEGLGKGEWWTLFNNRDARNWDLTRPKALDFPVLNPWILVEQSPTTAVYDRNPYYFKVDSAGQQLPYINGLRSQVVADVEMSNLKVLAGEVDFLREDATLDKVDLYKENEDRAGYSVVLLDMHITPTDPRINLTYDDPAWRQVVNDVRFRKALTHAINREEIIDAIYFGFASPSTFVPAAFDPDMANQLLDEVGMDQRDDQGFRLGPDGETFEIPFEIAMHASDIVPVTEMIIEYWKDVGLKATMKTIEPGLQRTRRNANELKADVLWHHGPELWWGALWDFVPSAFGPAWMTWFNTGGESGEEPPDDVKALMDAMDRSIALSGAEREAAIAEVQERMLEYVYIILNVEDVKQPLIVNKNLGNVPTGGFAITANFAAEQLFFKN, encoded by the coding sequence ATGAAAATTCGATGGTTGATCGCCGTCGCGTTGTTGGCGGTGCCGGCGCTTTTGTTTGCCGGTGGTGAAGGAGAGGAGAGCGGCGACACCGATGGCGCCGCTGCCATGGCATCCGGCGGCAAGTACAGCGAGGCGCCGGAACTGGCCGCCCTGGTGGCCGCCGGCGAGCTGCCGCCGGTCGAGGAGCGCCTGCCGCTCGAGCCGCGCGTGCTCAGCGCGGAGCGCAACGACATTCCCGCCAGCGACCTGAACTTCGAGGTCGGCAAGTACGGCGGCATCATGCGCTCGGTACAGCCGAGCCCGACCTGGAACCCCGACATTTTCGTGATGAACGACGAGTCCCTGCTCGCCGCGCCCGGCATCCTGGCCGAAGGCATCGGCGGCAACGTCGCTTCGAGCTTCGAGGTCAGCCCCGACAACCAGAGCTTCACGCTCACGCTGCGCGAGGGGATCAAGTGGTCGGACGGCGTGCCGGTGACCACCGAGGACGTGCGCTTTACCTACGAGGACTTCCTGCTCAACGAAGACCTGACCAAGGTGTTCCCGCGCTGGATGCGTTCGGCCAGCAAGACCGACGGCGAGCCGCTGACGATCGGCATCATCGACGACTACACCTTCCGCATCAGCTTCGCCGAGCGCTACGACGGCTTCCCGGCCTACCTGTCGATCGTGCAGTGGAAGGGCTACACCGAGTTCGTGAAGCCGGCCCACCACCTCAAGCAGTGGCACGCCGACTACACGCCGCTCGCCGACCTGGAAGACGAAATCGCCGAGGAGGGCCTTGGCAAGGGTGAGTGGTGGACGCTGTTCAACAACCGCGACGCCCGCAACTGGGACTTGACCCGGCCCAAGGCGCTGGACTTCCCGGTACTGAACCCGTGGATACTGGTGGAGCAGAGCCCCACCACCGCGGTGTACGACCGCAACCCCTACTACTTCAAGGTCGACAGCGCCGGCCAGCAGCTCCCCTACATCAACGGCCTGCGCTCGCAGGTGGTGGCCGACGTGGAAATGTCCAACCTGAAGGTGCTGGCCGGTGAGGTGGACTTCCTGCGCGAGGACGCCACCCTCGACAAGGTGGACCTCTACAAGGAAAACGAAGACCGCGCCGGATACTCGGTCGTGCTGCTCGACATGCACATCACCCCGACCGACCCGCGGATCAACCTGACCTACGACGATCCCGCATGGCGCCAGGTCGTGAACGACGTGCGTTTCCGCAAAGCCCTGACCCATGCGATCAACCGTGAGGAGATTATCGACGCCATCTACTTCGGCTTCGCGTCGCCGTCCACCTTCGTGCCGGCGGCGTTCGATCCCGACATGGCCAACCAACTGCTCGATGAGGTGGGCATGGACCAGCGTGACGACCAGGGCTTCCGGCTCGGACCGGACGGCGAGACGTTCGAGATCCCGTTCGAGATCGCCATGCACGCCTCCGACATCGTGCCGGTGACCGAGATGATCATCGAGTACTGGAAGGATGTCGGTCTCAAGGCGACCATGAAGACCATCGAACCGGGACTGCAGAGAACGCGCCGCAATGCCAACGAGTTGAAGGCTGACGTGCTGTGGCATCACGGCCCCGAATTGTGGTGGGGCGCACTGTGGGACTTCGTGCCGAGCGCCTTTGGCCCCGCATGGATGACCTGGTTCAACACCGGGGGCGAGAGTGGCGAGGAGCCGCCCGATGACGTGAAGGCACTCATGGACGCCATGGACCGTTCCATCGCCCTGTCGGGCGCCGAGCGGGAAGCGGCGATCGCCGAAGTGCAGGAACGGATGCTCGAATACGTCTACATCATCCTGAACGTCGAAGACGTCAAGCAACCGCTGATCGTTAACAAGAACCTCGGCAATGTACCTACTGGAGGATTCGCCATCACCGCGAACTTCGCCGCCGAACAGCTCTTCTTCAAAAACTAG
- a CDS encoding phytanoyl-CoA dioxygenase family protein — protein MPTTSAGTSARAGLSPEQVRSFQRDGFLNAGRVLDDGELDELSHELDRIIAVGPDGFADGEPQPVVYRTFEVERPVWQIINIWEASPLFERLIHHPVIVRGISQLTGFADLQVWHDQVQYKPPRAGGATRWHQDAPLWPSIDPMTPVSAWMPFDDADVENGCMWMVPGSYRWGDRQNEYLASLDHLRNVEDFDRIGEGFTPPEDAEIRDIVAVPRPVRRGEVHFHHSLTWHGSPENDSPRRRRALAIHYMTGEARFTGRDHLMRPFIDLAVGEPMAKAGPHFPVVCRNGTPVAAPGAS, from the coding sequence ATGCCAACAACAAGCGCCGGCACGTCAGCGCGCGCCGGTCTCAGCCCCGAACAGGTCCGCTCGTTTCAGCGCGACGGCTTCCTCAACGCCGGGCGCGTGCTCGACGACGGCGAACTCGACGAACTGTCCCACGAACTGGACCGCATCATCGCCGTCGGTCCCGATGGCTTCGCCGACGGCGAGCCGCAGCCGGTGGTGTATCGCACGTTCGAGGTGGAGCGGCCGGTATGGCAGATCATCAACATCTGGGAGGCGTCGCCGCTGTTCGAGCGGCTGATCCACCATCCCGTCATCGTGCGCGGCATCAGCCAGCTCACCGGCTTCGCCGACCTGCAGGTATGGCACGACCAGGTGCAGTACAAGCCGCCCCGCGCCGGCGGCGCCACCCGCTGGCACCAGGACGCGCCGCTGTGGCCGAGCATCGATCCCATGACCCCCGTGTCGGCCTGGATGCCGTTCGACGACGCCGACGTCGAGAACGGCTGCATGTGGATGGTGCCGGGATCGTACCGATGGGGGGACCGCCAGAACGAGTACCTCGCCTCACTCGACCACCTGCGCAACGTGGAGGACTTCGACCGGATAGGGGAGGGGTTCACTCCTCCGGAGGACGCCGAGATCCGCGACATCGTGGCGGTGCCGAGACCGGTCAGGCGCGGCGAGGTACACTTTCACCACTCCCTGACCTGGCACGGCTCGCCGGAGAACGACTCGCCGCGGCGGCGGCGGGCGCTGGCCATCCACTACATGACCGGCGAGGCGCGGTTCACCGGCCGCGATCACCTGATGCGGCCGTTCATCGACCTGGCCGTGGGCGAGCCGATGGCCAAGGCCGGCCCGCACTTTCCGGTGGTGTGCCGGAACGGCACGCCGGTGGCCGCACCAGGGGCGTCGTAA
- a CDS encoding DUF4019 domain-containing protein, producing MAERDEALGAAQPWLALLDVGDYRACWSTAAELMRGAVTEEQLAQTLRGALEPMGKLVSRSMSTAEYHETLPGAPDGRYWVISYSASYVNKKSAVETVTAMWDREAWRVSGYYIR from the coding sequence ATGGCTGAACGGGACGAGGCGCTCGGAGCCGCCCAACCGTGGCTGGCGCTGCTCGACGTCGGCGACTACCGGGCCTGCTGGTCGACCGCGGCCGAGCTGATGCGTGGAGCGGTGACCGAGGAGCAGCTTGCTCAAACGCTGCGGGGTGCGCTCGAGCCGATGGGCAAACTTGTGTCCCGCTCGATGTCCACCGCCGAGTATCACGAAACCTTGCCTGGCGCTCCGGACGGGCGTTACTGGGTGATCAGCTACTCGGCATCCTACGTCAACAAGAAGAGCGCCGTGGAGACCGTCACCGCCATGTGGGACCGCGAAGCGTGGCGGGTGTCGGGCTACTACATCCGTTAG
- a CDS encoding AAA family ATPase — protein MFERSLALPEPGRETFFLWGPRQAGKSTLLRRRYPDVLWLDLLKSEVFRRYLDRPELLRQELASEGAPAGRQVVIDEVQKVPALLDEVHWLIENRGYHFALCGSSARKVRRGAANLLGGRAVRYELRGLTAAELGAAFDLDRMLNHGYLPRIYQAARPRRLLDAYVADYLREEVAAEGLVRNLPAFSGFLDAAARSDGEMVNFSNIARECGVSSPTAKAYFEILEDTLLGRRLNAYRRRRKRRMIGAPKFYFADVGVVNRLTRRGELTPGAPLYGKAFENWVFHELSAGIEYREWDLDLAYWRLPSGIEVDFVLGDMEVAVEAKASARITRDHLRGLRTLAEEHPGVRRRIVVCLEPRPRRTDDGIDILPAPEFVRRLGQGTLVQ, from the coding sequence ATGTTCGAACGGTCGCTGGCTCTACCGGAGCCGGGTCGTGAAACCTTCTTTTTGTGGGGGCCGCGGCAGGCGGGCAAGAGCACCCTGCTCAGGCGCCGCTACCCCGATGTGCTGTGGCTCGACCTGCTGAAGAGCGAGGTGTTCCGCCGCTACCTCGACCGTCCCGAGCTATTGCGCCAGGAGTTGGCATCGGAGGGGGCGCCCGCCGGGAGGCAGGTGGTCATCGACGAGGTGCAGAAGGTGCCGGCGCTGCTCGACGAGGTGCACTGGCTGATCGAGAATCGCGGCTACCACTTTGCCTTGTGCGGGTCGAGCGCCCGCAAGGTGCGCCGCGGTGCCGCCAACCTGCTCGGGGGGCGGGCCGTCCGCTACGAGTTGCGCGGTCTCACCGCCGCCGAGCTGGGCGCCGCCTTCGACCTGGACCGGATGCTGAACCACGGTTACCTGCCGCGCATCTACCAGGCGGCCCGTCCGCGCCGGCTGCTCGACGCCTACGTCGCCGACTACCTGCGCGAGGAGGTCGCCGCCGAGGGTCTGGTCCGCAACCTGCCGGCGTTCTCCGGCTTCCTGGATGCCGCCGCACGCAGCGACGGGGAGATGGTCAACTTCTCCAACATCGCACGCGAGTGCGGCGTGTCGAGCCCCACCGCCAAGGCCTACTTCGAGATTCTGGAAGACACGCTGCTCGGGCGCCGGCTGAACGCGTACCGCCGGCGGCGCAAGCGCCGCATGATCGGAGCCCCGAAATTCTACTTCGCCGACGTCGGGGTGGTGAACCGCTTGACCCGGCGTGGTGAGCTGACTCCCGGAGCCCCGCTCTACGGGAAGGCGTTCGAGAACTGGGTATTTCACGAACTGTCGGCCGGTATCGAGTACCGGGAGTGGGACCTCGACTTGGCCTACTGGCGGCTGCCGAGCGGCATCGAGGTGGACTTCGTGCTCGGCGACATGGAGGTCGCGGTGGAAGCGAAGGCGAGCGCCCGGATCACCCGCGACCACCTGCGCGGTCTGCGTACCCTGGCCGAAGAGCACCCCGGCGTTCGCCGGCGTATCGTCGTCTGCCTGGAACCGCGCCCCCGCCGTACCGACGACGGCATCGACATCCTCCCCGCCCCCGAGTTCGTACGCCGTCTGGGGCAGGGGACGCTGGTGCAGTAG
- a CDS encoding Fic family protein: protein MPSTILATIDRLKRDLDALPALPPEVAGRVEQKLRIESNYHSNALEGNTLTLAETRSLLLHGLTARGKPMREHVDIEGYDRAVKELTRMASDGQPLSESFIRNLHRVLLKEPYEVETVADDGRNTRRPIAVGAYKSADNNIVTSTGETYYFTPPEQVPHAMGALVDWYHGQEADGEHPIIIAAVFHYRFVRIHPFDDGNGRMARLLMNRILLGHGYPLAIVRRDTRDRYLQELERADRTEDPGEFIDYIASCCEYSLNLYLRAARGEPLEDSDEIDREIALFRQALVEGDGTPDHVHLRRHTADVVLPFQSYCRAKFRALTRDLFSPGTESLPQISGHNADGRHFRVARVTVADRVPEQASDAAIEFGFSCVDFKDTDWSITTVIRNTLRRRQCEWELLIFYVSPAASDFSTRCESADLDELRSAFNRLLRDMMRTMDQWDSQAGS, encoded by the coding sequence ATGCCGAGCACCATCCTCGCAACCATAGACCGGCTCAAACGCGACCTCGACGCGCTGCCGGCGCTGCCGCCGGAGGTGGCGGGCCGAGTCGAGCAGAAACTGAGAATCGAGTCCAACTACCACTCCAACGCGCTTGAAGGCAACACCCTCACGTTGGCGGAGACCCGCAGCCTGCTGCTGCATGGCCTTACGGCGCGCGGCAAGCCGATGCGCGAACACGTCGACATCGAGGGCTACGACCGGGCGGTCAAGGAACTCACGCGCATGGCCAGCGACGGGCAGCCGCTGAGCGAATCTTTCATCCGCAACCTGCACCGGGTGCTGCTCAAGGAACCCTACGAAGTCGAAACAGTCGCCGACGACGGCAGAAACACGCGGCGGCCGATAGCCGTGGGCGCTTACAAGAGCGCCGACAACAACATCGTGACCTCCACTGGGGAGACCTACTATTTCACGCCGCCGGAACAGGTGCCGCATGCGATGGGCGCACTGGTCGATTGGTACCACGGGCAAGAGGCCGACGGCGAGCACCCGATCATCATCGCGGCGGTCTTCCACTACCGGTTTGTCCGCATCCATCCGTTCGACGATGGCAACGGCCGCATGGCGCGCCTGCTGATGAACCGGATCCTGCTCGGGCACGGCTACCCTCTGGCGATCGTCCGGCGGGACACCCGAGACCGTTACCTGCAGGAACTCGAACGGGCCGACCGGACCGAGGACCCCGGCGAATTCATCGACTACATCGCTTCGTGCTGCGAATATTCGCTCAACCTGTACCTGCGTGCCGCGCGCGGCGAACCGCTCGAAGACAGCGACGAAATCGACCGCGAGATCGCCCTGTTCCGGCAGGCGCTCGTCGAGGGAGATGGGACTCCGGATCACGTGCATCTGAGGCGGCACACGGCGGACGTGGTGCTGCCGTTCCAATCCTATTGCCGGGCGAAGTTCCGGGCACTTACCCGCGACCTGTTCAGCCCGGGCACGGAGTCGCTGCCGCAGATTTCCGGACACAACGCCGACGGCCGCCATTTCCGCGTCGCGCGCGTCACGGTGGCCGACCGCGTCCCGGAACAGGCATCCGACGCGGCAATCGAATTCGGCTTCTCCTGCGTCGACTTCAAGGACACCGACTGGTCGATTACCACGGTCATCAGGAACACGCTCAGGCGGCGCCAGTGCGAGTGGGAACTGCTGATCTTCTACGTCTCGCCCGCTGCCAGCGACTTCTCCACCCGGTGCGAGAGCGCCGACCTCGACGAGTTGCGCAGTGCATTCAACCGGCTGCTGCGGGACATGATGAGAACCATGGACCAATGGGACTCGCAGGCCGGAAGCTGA
- the miaB gene encoding tRNA (N6-isopentenyl adenosine(37)-C2)-methylthiotransferase MiaB, protein MTYRLLSLGCQMNTSDAERIASVLEGAGFAEAPSEAQADLLGVVACSVRQKAIDRVYGRIHEWNRWKAQRPLLTFVSGCILPEDEAKFLRLFDLVFRIDDLPQLPEMIRTSGVVTPAAIDAALQPARSVTLNHTDQFWGITPRYGSAHAAFVPIQNGCDKFCTFCAVPYTRGREVSRPAGDVLREVEDLLARGYRNITLLGQNVNSYGRDRPGAEPTFAVLLDEVGALCDAAAHKVWVYFTSPHPADMSPAVLERIAEHDSLAKQIHLPMQSADDKVLIRMNRNHRLDQYRAVARNIRATLPTATLFTDIIVGFCGETEAQFERTRRAMEEFAFDMAYIAMYSPRPGAAAARWPDDVPLPEKKRRLQVLSDVLQETALRHNRRWEGRTVEVLVEAADRKPGLLVGRTEGRVPVRFPGGSDLIGSHVTIDVTRARPLSLEGELAVPAALAAS, encoded by the coding sequence ATGACCTATCGGTTGCTGTCGCTGGGCTGCCAGATGAATACCTCCGACGCGGAGCGAATCGCGTCCGTGCTCGAAGGGGCAGGGTTCGCCGAGGCGCCGTCCGAGGCGCAGGCCGACCTGCTCGGGGTGGTGGCGTGCTCGGTGCGCCAGAAGGCGATCGACCGGGTGTACGGCCGCATCCACGAATGGAACCGGTGGAAGGCGCAGCGCCCGCTGCTCACCTTCGTGTCCGGCTGCATCCTGCCGGAGGATGAGGCGAAGTTCCTGCGCCTGTTCGACTTGGTGTTCCGGATCGACGACCTGCCGCAGCTCCCGGAGATGATCCGCACTTCGGGCGTCGTCACCCCCGCCGCCATCGATGCCGCCCTGCAGCCGGCACGCTCCGTGACGCTCAATCATACCGACCAGTTCTGGGGCATCACGCCGCGCTACGGGTCTGCCCATGCCGCCTTCGTGCCGATCCAGAACGGTTGCGACAAGTTCTGCACGTTTTGCGCGGTGCCCTACACGCGCGGGCGAGAGGTGTCGCGGCCCGCGGGCGACGTGCTGCGCGAGGTCGAAGATCTGCTCGCGCGCGGCTATCGCAACATCACCCTACTGGGCCAGAACGTGAATTCCTACGGGCGCGACCGGCCGGGCGCGGAGCCGACCTTCGCCGTCCTGCTCGACGAGGTGGGGGCGCTGTGCGACGCCGCCGCGCACAAGGTGTGGGTGTACTTCACGTCGCCGCACCCGGCGGACATGTCGCCGGCGGTGCTGGAACGCATCGCCGAGCACGACTCGCTGGCCAAGCAGATCCACCTGCCGATGCAGTCGGCGGACGACAAGGTGCTGATCCGCATGAACCGCAACCATCGCCTCGACCAGTACCGGGCGGTGGCCCGGAACATCCGCGCAACCCTGCCCACCGCAACGCTGTTTACCGACATCATCGTCGGCTTCTGCGGCGAGACCGAGGCGCAGTTCGAACGCACCCGCCGCGCGATGGAGGAGTTCGCCTTCGACATGGCCTACATCGCCATGTATTCGCCGCGTCCGGGGGCGGCGGCGGCGCGCTGGCCGGACGACGTGCCGCTGCCCGAGAAGAAGCGCCGCCTGCAGGTGCTGTCCGACGTGCTGCAGGAAACCGCGCTGCGCCACAACCGGCGCTGGGAGGGCCGCACGGTAGAGGTGCTGGTCGAGGCCGCCGACCGCAAGCCCGGACTGCTGGTCGGCCGCACCGAGGGACGGGTACCGGTCCGGTTCCCGGGCGGCTCCGACCTGATCGGCAGCCACGTCACCATCGACGTGACGCGCGCACGGCCGCTGTCGCTGGAAGGCGAACTCGCGGTTCCGGCGGCGCTCGCTGCTTCCTGA
- a CDS encoding hydroxymethylglutaryl-CoA reductase, degradative → MTGSGPPIVLPRGFRRLPLAERRAALAAALGCELPAALCGDAETGAVADLLVENAVGTFPLPVGLATGFRVDGVELAVPLATEEASVVAAASYGARLLAEGEAGAGIRTEADPPIATVQLFVEQPRDDAEHVVREARAEIASLVDDAVASLVRRGGGFRALTVQWVGDTLKAEIDLDVRDAMGANKVNTAGEAVRPVLERLTGGRTLMAIVTNASRRAMVRASGQVPCSRLGRGGYSGAEVAGRIVRAAALAASDHDRAVTHNKGVLNGVAALAQATGNDTRAVEAAAHGWAASGSGYAPLTGYRVAAGVLHCRVECPLPLGTVGGAMGVHPVSRLALRILGSPGSRRLAAIAAAVGLAQNLAALRALVSEGIQHGHMRLHAERLAFDAGARGVEIAEVAAALAEAGKMDVAAARQLLRSRRAAHPA, encoded by the coding sequence ATGACCGGGTCCGGCCCGCCGATCGTGCTGCCGCGCGGGTTTCGCCGGCTGCCGCTGGCCGAGCGCCGGGCCGCGCTGGCCGCCGCGCTGGGATGCGAACTGCCGGCAGCACTGTGCGGAGATGCGGAAACGGGTGCGGTCGCCGACCTGCTGGTGGAGAATGCGGTCGGCACGTTCCCGCTGCCGGTGGGCCTGGCAACCGGTTTTCGGGTGGACGGGGTCGAGCTGGCCGTGCCTCTGGCCACCGAGGAGGCATCCGTGGTGGCCGCGGCGAGCTACGGCGCGCGGCTGCTGGCCGAAGGGGAGGCCGGCGCCGGCATCCGCACCGAGGCCGATCCGCCGATTGCCACGGTACAACTCTTTGTCGAGCAGCCGCGCGATGATGCGGAGCATGTCGTGCGCGAGGCGCGCGCGGAGATCGCCTCGCTGGTGGATGATGCCGTTGCCAGCCTGGTGCGGCGCGGCGGCGGCTTTCGGGCGCTGACGGTGCAGTGGGTCGGGGACACGCTCAAGGCGGAAATCGACCTCGACGTGCGCGACGCCATGGGGGCGAACAAGGTCAACACCGCCGGCGAAGCCGTACGCCCCGTGCTGGAACGGCTCACCGGAGGGCGCACGCTGATGGCGATCGTCACCAACGCGAGCCGGCGCGCCATGGTGCGTGCATCGGGGCAGGTGCCTTGCTCCCGGCTGGGCCGCGGCGGCTACTCCGGCGCCGAAGTGGCCGGGCGCATCGTGCGTGCCGCCGCGCTCGCCGCCTCGGACCATGACCGGGCCGTGACCCACAACAAGGGCGTGCTGAACGGCGTCGCCGCGCTCGCGCAGGCCACCGGCAACGATACCCGGGCGGTCGAGGCGGCCGCCCACGGCTGGGCCGCCTCCGGTAGCGGCTACGCTCCACTCACCGGTTACCGGGTTGCCGCAGGCGTGTTGCACTGCCGGGTGGAGTGCCCGCTGCCGCTCGGAACCGTGGGCGGCGCCATGGGCGTGCACCCGGTCAGCCGCCTCGCGCTCCGCATTCTCGGCAGCCCCGGCAGCCGCCGCCTGGCGGCCATCGCCGCCGCCGTAGGGCTGGCACAGAACCTGGCCGCGCTGCGTGCGCTGGTGTCCGAGGGCATCCAGCACGGCCACATGCGCTTGCACGCCGAGCGGCTGGCATTCGATGCCGGCGCGCGCGGCGTCGAGATCGCCGAAGTCGCCGCCGCACTGGCGGAAGCAGGGAAGATGGACGTCGCCGCCGCCCGCCAGCTCCTCCGTTCCCGGCGCGCCGCGCATCCGGCATGA
- the mvaD gene encoding diphosphomevalonate decarboxylase, producing MATRGNGEQREILVRAAPSLALVKYWGKSDRRRNLPATSSLAVTVTGLETEVRMCEASGADHLTVDGVAVPAERHGTFFDAARAVLGSTTGYRAEACNNFPGSAGLASSASLFAALAVGCGRMAGLDDSDSGRYRASALARVGSASAARAVWGGFSVLEAGAEAGAGAFPPDHWPDLRLLVAVTSRRRKPVPSREAMHHVAATSPYYGAWVAAADATYRAALEAVRSRNLGRLGPLMRVSYLRMFGTMLAADPPINYLRSRSLRVLEVLEGLRETGIEAWETMDAGPQVKIACLASDVERIRAALLADTGLAPADLIETAPGPGPRIVG from the coding sequence ATGGCCACGCGTGGCAATGGTGAGCAGCGTGAGATCCTGGTGCGGGCGGCGCCGTCGCTGGCGCTGGTCAAGTACTGGGGCAAGAGCGACCGCCGGCGCAACCTGCCGGCCACGTCCAGCCTGGCGGTCACCGTCACCGGGCTTGAGACGGAAGTCCGAATGTGCGAGGCCTCCGGCGCCGACCACCTTACGGTCGACGGCGTGGCGGTGCCAGCCGAGCGGCATGGTACGTTCTTCGATGCGGCGCGCGCCGTCTTGGGGTCGACCACCGGCTACCGGGCGGAGGCGTGCAACAATTTTCCCGGCAGCGCCGGCCTCGCGAGTTCTGCTTCTCTGTTCGCAGCACTGGCGGTGGGATGCGGACGGATGGCCGGGTTGGACGACTCGGACAGCGGGCGATACCGGGCGTCGGCGCTGGCGCGCGTCGGTTCCGCGTCGGCGGCGCGCGCGGTGTGGGGCGGGTTCAGCGTCCTGGAAGCGGGTGCCGAGGCCGGCGCGGGCGCATTCCCGCCCGACCACTGGCCCGACCTGCGCCTGCTGGTGGCCGTCACCTCGCGGCGCCGCAAGCCGGTCCCGTCGCGCGAGGCAATGCACCACGTGGCGGCGACCTCGCCCTACTACGGTGCCTGGGTGGCGGCGGCGGACGCCACCTACCGGGCGGCGCTGGAGGCGGTGCGAAGCCGCAACCTGGGCCGGCTCGGTCCGCTCATGCGGGTCAGTTACCTGCGCATGTTCGGCACCATGCTGGCGGCCGATCCGCCGATCAACTACCTGCGTTCACGGTCGTTGCGCGTCCTGGAGGTACTCGAAGGGTTGCGGGAGACCGGCATCGAGGCCTGGGAGACCATGGACGCCGGCCCGCAGGTCAAGATTGCCTGCTTGGCGTCCGACGTGGAGCGGATCCGGGCCGCTCTGCTTGCGGACACGGGCCTGGCTCCCGCCGACCTGATCGAGACCGCCCCCGGCCCGGGTCCCCGCATCGTTGGTTGA
- a CDS encoding NAD-binding protein: MNRTGGAAGRRRLRLPRASTWFALVIAIHGLLQLTLGVARLVAPEVVLIRNDSGDEVSGLARILIGILLVLLAKGLLERRRRAWIASLILSVMVVVTNAPHWIGSGRGIVALGVTVLMIAALLAFHRTFSVRAARRISYGQAVAGIAVALAVAYGIVGSYLLRDQFHGIDGWTDASYFALVAYSTLGYDYDVAEMYPVGSDARWFVVSLFLIGVTLFITALSVTLGPIVEGRMKGVMSLVKRFQRLSNHVVVCGYSGVAASVVDELRDRNVAVVIIDDRERVAQLLRTKGHDVLEGDPTLRDTLLDANVVTAQAVIASYDSDSMNTLAAVNAKDLRDDTPSARFAILVRIEDEENVEKVRKLGVDQVISPSTLGGRLLASRAVESAGERRELPGGS, encoded by the coding sequence GTGAACCGAACCGGCGGCGCCGCGGGGCGCCGGCGCTTGCGGCTGCCGCGCGCGTCGACGTGGTTCGCGCTGGTGATCGCGATCCACGGCCTGCTGCAGTTGACGTTGGGCGTGGCACGGCTGGTGGCGCCGGAGGTGGTGCTGATCCGCAACGACAGCGGCGACGAGGTGTCCGGCCTGGCGCGAATTCTGATCGGCATCCTGCTCGTTCTCCTCGCCAAGGGCCTCCTGGAGCGCCGTCGCCGCGCCTGGATTGCCTCCCTGATCCTGTCGGTGATGGTAGTGGTCACCAACGCGCCGCACTGGATCGGCAGCGGCCGGGGCATCGTTGCGCTTGGAGTCACGGTGCTGATGATCGCCGCGCTGCTGGCGTTCCACCGCACCTTCTCGGTGCGCGCCGCGCGACGGATCAGCTACGGGCAGGCGGTCGCCGGGATCGCGGTGGCCCTGGCGGTGGCGTACGGCATCGTCGGATCCTACCTGTTGCGCGATCAGTTTCACGGCATCGACGGCTGGACCGACGCCTCATACTTCGCACTGGTAGCGTACAGCACACTCGGCTACGACTACGATGTCGCCGAGATGTACCCCGTCGGCAGTGATGCGCGCTGGTTCGTGGTATCGCTGTTTCTGATCGGGGTGACGCTGTTCATCACGGCGTTGTCGGTGACACTCGGTCCGATTGTCGAAGGACGAATGAAGGGGGTGATGAGCTTGGTGAAACGATTCCAGCGGCTAAGCAACCACGTCGTGGTGTGCGGCTACAGCGGCGTGGCCGCAAGCGTGGTCGACGAGCTGCGCGACCGCAACGTGGCGGTGGTGATCATCGACGACCGCGAGCGGGTGGCGCAACTCCTGCGGACCAAGGGACACGACGTGCTGGAGGGCGACCCCACGTTGCGCGACACCCTGCTGGACGCCAACGTGGTCACCGCGCAGGCGGTGATCGCCAGCTACGACTCCGACTCGATGAATACCCTGGCGGCGGTCAACGCCAAGGATCTGCGCGACGACACGCCGAGCGCGCGGTTTGCGATCCTGGTGCGCATCGAGGATGAGGAGAACGTCGAAAAGGTGCGCAAGCTCGGCGTCGACCAGGTGATCTCGCCCTCCACCCTCGGCGGACGCCTGCTGGCTTCGCGGGCGGTGGAATCTGCCGGTGAGCGCCGCGAGCTGCCAGGCGGTTCATGA